The DNA segment TCAAATCGCGGGTGAAGTTTTCGATCAGTGATTCTGCCTTGCTGGAAATGATCCCAATTGGGGCTGCAACCGCACCTGAAATAGCTTCTTTGACGACGTTATTTCGGTTGTTCAGGCTATCGGCCTGTTTTCTGGTCAATGGTTTTGAAATGGCCACTGTCATGAGGCACGGAAGATCCTGGGCGAGCATTCGCTCATACAGACTTTGTAGTCGCAGGCGAACCTCTGGCGCAGAGGCCTTTGCGTCTAGCAAGCAAAGGCTGGCAAGTGCTTGCTTGTTATCGGGCCGTACAGTGAAACGAATCACGCTGAACGTGACGCCGTAATGGCCGATGTACTGAGTCCTTTCAAGGTTCACGGATTTCTTGCCGAGAAGGTTGCGAGGGCGCTAGTTTCGGTCAGGCTTGGCCGATTCTGTAGAGGGTTGAGTGGGCACCTGAGGCAGTTTGGGAAGCGTATGGTGCCCGACCAAGCAATTTCCTACAGAGTCTTCTGATGTTGGCAATTTGGCTGTCGGGCATCCTGGCGCAGGCGTGATAAAAACCACGTCACATTTTGTATAAAATCCCGGCAAAACCCCTGAATTCAGCGTATGTTTCACCGCAAAATCTTGTAGGGCAATTCCGCCCACTACTTAAAGGGAGTTAAGCATGGGTTTGCTTCGTATCGCCTCGGCGATGTCATTGTGTGCGGTGGCGTTTTCTGTCCAGGCCGAGCAGTTGCCAATTGAAGTGCTCAGTGCGGTGGTCAAGGACCAGAAAATCGCCGACGCTGAAGTCTTGCTGCAACGCAACGGCGCACAGAACGTGGTGGGGCGCACCAACGCCCAGGGCCAGGTCACCCTCACCAGCGAAGTTGCCGATGGCGCCGACAATCTGCTGATCATCAAGAAGCCCGGCTACTCCAACCTGGTGGTGAAGTGCCCGTGCAAAGGCATGACATACGCCATCAGCCCGGTGATGGAAAACCTCGACGGCCTGCGTGTAGTGCTGACCTGGGGACAATCGCCTTCGGACCTCGACTCCCACATGATCTTCCCCGGCAACAACATCTACTTCAACAGCAAGACCGGCACCGATGCCGAGTTGGATGTGGATGACACCGACAGCTACGGCCCGGAAACCATCACCCTGCAGAAAAAACACTACGGCGAAAGCTACGTCTACGCCGTGCATGACTTCTCCAACCGCACCAATACAGGCTCCACTGCACTGTCCGAGAGCCAGGCCAAGGTGTTTGTGTACATGGGCCAGTCCCTGGTTCGCACCTACTACGTGCCGACCAACCGTACCGGTAACCTGTGGACCGTGTTCCGCATGACCGGCAGCGGCGACTTCCAGGACATCAATACCTTTACCGGCGTACTGGTCGAAGCCAAGGATGTGCTCAACGAAGTCAAACCCCTGCTCAACGACAGCGTTGCCGTGGATGCGGTGGTGGTCAGTTCTGCGGTACAGGGCGATGCGAAGAAGCTGAACCTCAAAGGCGAAGCGGCCTACCAGGCCGGTAACCTGGACCAGGCAATCGACTACTTCCGTCAGGCTATCGAACTGGACAATTCCTTCGGTAAAGCCTACGGCAACCTCGGCCTGGCCTATCAGAAAGCCGGTAACACCGCCGAGTCGATCTGGGCCAACCGCAAGGCAATCGCCCTGGCCAGTGGCCCGACAGCGGCCACCGTGCGCGCCGGTTCCTACTACAACATTGCGCGAATCTACGAAGCGGCCGGGCAGTTTGCCGATGCGCTGCGCCACTATCAGTTGGCCAAGGAACAGAAGGCCAACCCGGTGTATGACAAAGCCATTGAGCGTGTGCAAAACCGCTG comes from the Pseudomonas shahriarae genome and includes:
- a CDS encoding tetratricopeptide repeat protein, with amino-acid sequence MGLLRIASAMSLCAVAFSVQAEQLPIEVLSAVVKDQKIADAEVLLQRNGAQNVVGRTNAQGQVTLTSEVADGADNLLIIKKPGYSNLVVKCPCKGMTYAISPVMENLDGLRVVLTWGQSPSDLDSHMIFPGNNIYFNSKTGTDAELDVDDTDSYGPETITLQKKHYGESYVYAVHDFSNRTNTGSTALSESQAKVFVYMGQSLVRTYYVPTNRTGNLWTVFRMTGSGDFQDINTFTGVLVEAKDVLNEVKPLLNDSVAVDAVVVSSAVQGDAKKLNLKGEAAYQAGNLDQAIDYFRQAIELDNSFGKAYGNLGLAYQKAGNTAESIWANRKAIALASGPTAATVRAGSYYNIARIYEAAGQFADALRHYQLAKEQKANPVYDKAIERVQNR